The following coding sequences lie in one Fusibacter sp. A1 genomic window:
- a CDS encoding GNAT family N-acetyltransferase, which produces MIKKTTDYLEAIVMDLLRETNKICKMSLSLEVANELNYKKEIKANVYAYDKERLIGYLNIFAPSKDAAEIQCVVHPKYRKMHVFTELLTEARRELEAFKIYELLLVCDEHSSEGKAVLSRLGYRLNHSEYQMAYTPCESLESYPGVLEPVTEENVKRYVKGAKDVFGSRDFPYELIDNFLKSENRYLYLVKMGTKDIGIASYSLEGEKAVISGLGILKKHRGMGYAKGMLSALIKEIRSACDAQVTLEVDSSNEEAFGLYTKYGFKIMNQINYYQ; this is translated from the coding sequence ATGATAAAAAAAACGACAGACTATCTTGAAGCAATCGTCATGGACCTTTTGCGCGAAACCAATAAGATCTGCAAAATGAGTTTGTCCTTAGAAGTGGCAAACGAACTCAACTACAAAAAAGAGATAAAGGCCAATGTCTACGCTTACGACAAAGAGAGGCTGATCGGCTACCTGAACATCTTCGCTCCGTCAAAGGATGCAGCAGAAATTCAGTGTGTCGTGCATCCAAAGTATCGAAAGATGCATGTGTTCACAGAGCTTCTTACTGAAGCTAGAAGAGAACTTGAAGCCTTTAAAATATACGAACTTTTATTAGTGTGCGATGAACACTCAAGCGAAGGAAAGGCGGTCCTGTCGCGATTAGGATATCGACTGAATCACTCCGAATATCAGATGGCCTACACACCGTGTGAGTCGCTTGAAAGCTATCCGGGGGTTCTAGAGCCTGTGACAGAGGAAAATGTGAAGCGTTATGTAAAAGGGGCCAAGGACGTCTTTGGAAGCAGGGACTTTCCCTACGAGCTTATCGATAACTTCTTAAAATCGGAAAACAGATACTTGTATCTTGTCAAGATGGGTACGAAGGATATCGGAATCGCATCTTATTCACTTGAAGGGGAAAAGGCTGTGATTTCGGGACTTGGAATCTTAAAAAAACATCGAGGAATGGGTTATGCGAAGGGCATGCTGAGCGCACTGATCAAAGAAATCAGGTCTGCTTGCGATGCTCAAGTCACTCTTGAAGTGGATTCGAGCAATGAAGAGGCATTCGGACTTTATACTAAATACGGATTTAAGATCATGAATCAAATCAATTATTATCAGTGA
- a CDS encoding TraX family protein produces MSNSTLKLIAILSMLLDHIGAVLFPEVMLFRIVGRIAFPIFCFLIIEGYYHTGDLKKYMVRLGVFALIAEVPFDLAFEGRILELGYQNIFFTLTLGLVGIYLYDKKAKSKAGGMLIMIIMMVLASMLRTDYGAYGIAFIFIMFMTRNDFKKMFQILGVISLLMVLLPLVMTFKFNLWQYLQAFQLLALGFIYFYNGKKGMNLKYAFYTFYPAHLLLLYLIKG; encoded by the coding sequence ATGTCAAACTCTACGCTGAAACTTATTGCGATACTCTCGATGCTGCTCGACCATATCGGGGCGGTTCTTTTTCCTGAAGTGATGTTATTTAGAATCGTCGGTAGGATCGCTTTTCCTATCTTCTGCTTTTTGATCATTGAAGGCTATTACCATACGGGCGACCTAAAAAAATATATGGTAAGGCTCGGCGTATTCGCATTGATCGCAGAGGTTCCATTCGATCTGGCATTTGAGGGAAGAATACTCGAATTAGGCTATCAGAATATCTTCTTCACTCTCACCTTAGGACTTGTCGGCATCTACCTGTATGACAAGAAGGCGAAATCGAAGGCGGGCGGTATGCTTATCATGATCATCATGATGGTGCTTGCAAGTATGCTGAGAACCGATTATGGGGCGTACGGCATCGCATTCATCTTTATCATGTTTATGACAAGAAATGATTTTAAGAAGATGTTTCAGATCCTCGGTGTGATTTCGCTATTGATGGTGCTTTTACCGCTGGTGATGACCTTTAAGTTCAACTTGTGGCAGTATTTGCAGGCGTTTCAGCTATTGGCGCTTGGCTTCATCTATTTTTATAACGGTAAAAAGGGCATGAATCTGAAATATGCCTTTTACACATTCTATCCAGCGCATCTGCTGCTGCTCTATTTAATAAAGGGGTAG
- a CDS encoding DUF1456 family protein, which translates to MKNNELLTKICRAADVDIKSMVTIFAHSDFDFTEEDAAMMLVDFDSDEEQDLYPCDFEMLEAFLNGLIIFKRGPRPDDGKPKKTVLSIPSAQTANNAVLKKMKIAFAMTGDDLVEVFENAGVTLTNRELNPYFRAEGHKHYKRCNDQFLNAFFAGLTTKNKNA; encoded by the coding sequence ATGAAGAATAATGAACTGTTGACCAAAATCTGTCGTGCGGCAGATGTCGATATAAAAAGCATGGTGACGATTTTTGCACATTCCGATTTTGACTTTACAGAAGAGGACGCGGCCATGATGCTTGTCGACTTTGATAGCGATGAGGAGCAGGACTTGTACCCGTGCGACTTTGAAATGTTAGAAGCGTTTTTAAATGGTCTGATCATCTTTAAAAGAGGACCAAGACCGGATGACGGAAAGCCTAAGAAGACGGTTCTTTCGATTCCTAGCGCTCAAACCGCCAATAATGCCGTACTAAAAAAAATGAAGATCGCATTTGCGATGACAGGTGATGATCTTGTGGAAGTGTTTGAAAACGCAGGAGTCACTCTGACCAACAGAGAACTGAACCCTTACTTCAGGGCAGAGGGACACAAGCACTACAAACGATGCAACGACCAGTTCTTAAACGCATTCTTTGCAGGTCTGACCACTAAAAATAAAAACGCCTAG
- a CDS encoding DUF342 domain-containing protein, translating into MNKKTDVYELMLFMADDYYSATMSLNFYSEPETSIFDEVMAVIRESNISFGILEEDIREACDRHENIEHLVIAKGIRHINGVDAKIIEHVAFESKATPYLNADGSVDFKNMNFAKTVTAGDLLVSKIPVKEGSDGTTVTGKAIKHKPGKDVRITYGENTVISEDELELKAEIDGIVKRVNGRVTVINLIELGTVGPETGNIYFSGNVHVKESVLDGYTINCDGDLTIDGVVEGCMIKVKGDLIVGKGILGHGESDIVVNGNLTAKFIENANVYVKGEIQTGEIINSSVLCDSKITVKGNKGLIIGGEITSKYMIDANRIGSKLGVITSINLGINASAIQELKLLKETIQELKIIEGKLKLQIPIFQKKIEEEPENEQLLNKAKQYRDSLLSTQIDLEDKAKRLDKLMDALKHVKDGKVKINTIYPDTVIKIGNSSYFIDHALSECVITRENDKVIAIGL; encoded by the coding sequence ATGAATAAAAAGACGGATGTATATGAGCTGATGTTGTTTATGGCGGATGATTATTACAGTGCCACCATGTCACTGAACTTCTACAGTGAACCCGAGACATCCATCTTCGATGAAGTGATGGCGGTCATAAGGGAAAGCAATATCAGCTTCGGAATACTCGAGGAAGACATCAGGGAAGCCTGCGACAGGCATGAGAATATCGAGCACCTGGTCATCGCAAAGGGCATCAGGCATATCAACGGCGTGGACGCCAAGATCATCGAACATGTCGCATTTGAATCCAAAGCCACGCCCTACCTCAACGCAGACGGAAGTGTGGACTTTAAGAACATGAACTTTGCAAAGACGGTAACGGCGGGTGACCTTTTGGTTTCTAAAATTCCAGTAAAAGAAGGTTCTGACGGAACGACGGTGACCGGTAAGGCCATCAAACACAAGCCGGGAAAGGATGTACGCATCACCTATGGTGAGAACACGGTCATCAGTGAGGACGAATTAGAACTGAAAGCGGAGATAGACGGGATCGTCAAGCGGGTGAACGGTCGGGTCACGGTGATCAATCTGATTGAGCTTGGAACGGTTGGTCCTGAAACTGGAAACATCTATTTTAGCGGAAACGTGCACGTCAAGGAAAGCGTACTTGACGGTTATACCATCAATTGTGATGGTGACCTCACTATCGACGGTGTCGTGGAAGGATGCATGATTAAAGTCAAGGGTGATTTGATCGTAGGTAAGGGCATACTCGGACACGGAGAGTCGGATATCGTCGTCAACGGCAACTTGACTGCAAAGTTTATTGAAAATGCGAATGTTTATGTGAAAGGTGAGATTCAAACAGGTGAGATCATCAACAGTTCCGTCCTTTGCGACAGCAAGATCACGGTCAAGGGAAACAAGGGACTCATTATCGGTGGTGAGATCACTTCAAAATACATGATCGATGCGAATAGAATCGGTTCTAAGCTAGGGGTGATCACCTCGATCAACCTAGGCATCAACGCAAGTGCGATACAAGAGTTGAAGCTACTCAAAGAAACCATCCAGGAACTGAAGATCATCGAAGGCAAGCTGAAGCTCCAGATTCCGATTTTTCAAAAGAAAATTGAAGAAGAACCTGAGAACGAGCAGTTGCTGAATAAGGCCAAGCAGTACAGGGACAGTCTGCTGAGCACCCAGATCGATCTGGAAGATAAGGCTAAGCGTCTTGACAAGCTGATGGACGCCCTGAAACATGTGAAAGATGGAAAAGTCAAAATCAATACGATTTACCCGGATACGGTGATAAAAATCGGCAATTCAAGCTATTTTATCGATCATGCGCTCAGCGAATGCGTCATCACCCGTGAGAACGACAAGGTGATCGCCATCGGGCTATGA